Below is a window of Salvelinus fontinalis isolate EN_2023a chromosome 14, ASM2944872v1, whole genome shotgun sequence DNA.
TCTTATAGAGGAGGCCTGTGGGATgtgagaggagtgatgagagaCTGTGTCTAGTATAGAGGGTTAGTAGGAGAACAGCGCCAGACAGGGTCAATGTCAGTCTCAGACTACAGGAAGCTCTGGTTCTGCTCTCTGGTTGTGCAGCCATCCTGGTCCTGAATGGCTGGGCTACTCGCTCCCACTGGGTGAGGATAGCCTGTCGGGCCCCGTCCCACTGCCCTGGCCCTCTCAGACGGTACTGGTACGGAGTGCAGGGCCCCAGCAGCACACGAAGCCCCACACCAGGCTCCCTCAGCAGCAGCCCTAGGAGGTTGGGTCGAACTCCTAACTCCTCTGCCATGGAGTCCAGGTAGGGGATATGGTCCACCTGGAGAGGGTGACGCTCCAAACAGGCAaacctggagggagagggagacgcaCACAGGTGAATAGTTTGTTACCTGTTAGCAAAATAATGATGTGAGTAATAACGCATGGTTGTTGTCCCACCTGTTTTGCAAGGtactggtgtctctctttatatccTGCAGCATGGCTTCTTCAGAGGGCAGAGTTAGTAACCCTGGAGCAAGACATTATGTAATCACACATTAATAATGACAACAACCTCAAAGCTTCAATCACTCGCATTCAAATACACTAATCTACTCAACAACTTCAGACACAGAGCTGGACAATTCAGGAAAAGGGGAGTTAATGAGTTAGTTAGTTTTTACCTTTAAAGACCCGGGTGGCCCAGCGGGCCTGCATCTCAGCCAGAGGGTTGATGGCTCCCAGGTTACAGATGAAGCCCACTACAGCCAGACTGGGCCGGGCCAGCCCAGGGGGGAACACATTACGGTACAGAGACAGGCGGTGACTGCTATTAGCCAGCAGACCCGAAGGCAGGAAGGGAAAGTCATAGTTGTAGCCGGTGGCAAACACCACAACATCCACCTAGAAAGGAGAGGTAGAGTAGGGTAAAGAGGAggtgagaaaggaggagagagtgtgtgtgtgtgtgtgttcaccttgTCCACAACGCTGCCGTCCTCAAACGCCACACTGGAGCCTCTGATCTCCCTGATGTTAGGTTTGATCAGAACACGACCAGAGATGATTCGACCAGGCAGGTCATCATTCACCACCGGGATCTGGGCAAAGAACCTGAAATAGAtggatcagtcagccagccagccagtcagccagccagtcagatatGTATAGAGCATACCTGTGTTTTGGCTGTAGGCCGTACAGTCTGTGGTCGAAGCTCTGGTTCAGATTCTTCTCCATCATCCTGGTAATCCAGGAGGGGAAGAGCTTCTGCAGCAGCTTGTCCAATCGTGAAGTGCCCACCAGGTCACCTGGCAGGCCCCCTGCCCCCACCCTGCTGACTACCCATGCCCCCTTCCGTGTGCTGAGGTATACCTGTAGACCAGGAGAGGAAGGGTTAATGATCTTTGTCAGAGGTGGCCTAGTTTCATTATACACCGACAATATTTTACTTTATCTAAACAATGTATCTCAATACCTCTCAAACGCTTTGAAGATCAGTCAAATTCAGCACCATCAAGTTAAAAAATAAATCTAACCAAATCTGTCCTACTGCCTCTCAAGACCCCGATGGAGGCCTCCATCTATACTTAA
It encodes the following:
- the LOC129869683 gene encoding flavin-containing monooxygenase 5-like codes for the protein MVRTVAVIGAGPSGLTSIKSCLDEGLEPTCFESSEDIGGLWRFKEHPDPGRANIYQSVIINSSKEMMSYSDFPPPAHLPNNMHHSQLLIYLRLYAETFDLFKHIVFQTTVVSVRQRPDFPVSGQWEVETEGTEGQRETQVFDAVMVCTGHFTQPHLPLNDFPGIEEFEGRYLHSWEYRSAEGLQGKRVVVVGIGNSGGDIAVDASRVAEQVYLSTRKGAWVVSRVGAGGLPGDLVGTSRLDKLLQKLFPSWITRMMEKNLNQSFDHRLYGLQPKHRFFAQIPVVNDDLPGRIISGRVLIKPNIREIRGSSVAFEDGSVVDKVDVVVFATGYNYDFPFLPSGLLANSSHRLSLYRNVFPPGLARPSLAVVGFICNLGAINPLAEMQARWATRVFKGLLTLPSEEAMLQDIKRDTSTLQNRFACLERHPLQVDHIPYLDSMAEELGVRPNLLGLLLREPGVGLRVLLGPCTPYQYRLRGPGQWDGARQAILTQWERVAQPFRTRMAAQPESRTRASCSLRLTLTLSGAVLLLTLYTRHSLSSLLSHPTGLLYKMYSPSETMWGWK